A genomic stretch from Mya arenaria isolate MELC-2E11 chromosome 10, ASM2691426v1 includes:
- the LOC128205912 gene encoding uncharacterized protein LOC128205912, which produces MAGLDSVTTVYVGNLKTSARILELKSNLLWLISKLLKVSITSSDISIVNGSKRYAIIDVHNEQNVEFILQNLSDHADRRKLNFNFETIVQPDNYLHVDTLKSQDEKQARDDFENAKNPLRPFQKPHLHVRKRPDYGRVIPLKSMTPGHTGRSSRQSSDTQRSRNPPSEPPTDLDVTLDDYPVDRDRSPHGKNVGEAINREINMVPFDDSTLKDDSDDSGTQVDLVHNRTISSIHGEGDDEQSENSEYEDPPGSVIDLRHVSRPSVKGKITPRIHRRVQKQSARETSSVSRKDFFAFLDAQIAGNDTGHSKTHNGNTHVDEESGTPYYKPGEVVYNHDLSKEFKAYLDGKYTLKKIHDYVARCVCGFMNSRERGMLLIGVDRRGHVVGIDCDTKQEERYRRHFLEAVKEIFPPVFGEEYSIHFAPLLEENGRQHPSLKVIEIRVFPPESQELLYECSEGVFVRRNGSLTGPIKASHIQEWIKQKHMETFDRYESKEQFLKNENEKKDDMIRRQADTIMAQRSQIESQKQVIEGGKSCTIL; this is translated from the exons ATGGCTGGCTTAGATTCTGTCACAACTGTGTATGTAGGAAATTTAAAGACCAGTGCAAGAATTTTAGAGCTAAAATCGAATCTATTGTGGTTGATTAGTAAACTGTTGAAGGTTTCCATAACTTCAAGTGATATCAGCATTGTAAATGGATCCAAACGGTACGCTATTATTGACGTGCACAATGagcaaaatgttgaatttatacTTCAAAACTTGTCGGATCATGCAGACAGGCGTAAATTAAACTTCAATTTCGAGACAATAGTTCAACCTGATAACTACCTCCATGTTGATACCCTGAAATCTCAAGATGAGAAGCAAGCGAGGGATGATTTCGAAAATGCCAAAAATCCTCTGCGTCCATTTCAAAAACCTCACCTGCATGTCCGAAAAAGACCGGACTATGGCAGAGTTATACCGCTTAAGTCAATGACCCCAGGTCACACTGGGCGGAGTTCAAGACAAAGTTCAGACACTCAGCGCAGCAGGAACCCACCGTCAGAGCCTCCGACAGATCTAGATGTGACGCTGGATGATTATCCGGTTGACAGAGACAGGAGCCCTCATGGAAAGAATGTCGGGGAAGCTATTAACAGAGAGATCAACATGGTTCCATTCGATGACTCAACTCTGAAG GATGACAGTGATGACTCGGGAACGCAGGTCGACCTTGTACACAATCGGACGATATCATCCATACATGGGGAGGGAGACGATGAACAATCAGAAAACTCAGAGTATGAGGATCCACCTGGATCAGTTATCGACCTGCGACACGTGAGCCGACCATCAGTGAAAGGGAAGATAACTCCCAGGATTCATAGACGTGTCCAGAAACAGTCAG CGCGTGAAACGTCTTCAGTGAGCAGAAAAGACTTCTTTGCTTTCCTGGATGCTCAAATAG CTGGAAATGATACCGGTCATTCAAAGACCCATAATGGGAATACACATGTGGATGAAGAGTCTGGTACCCCGTACTATAAG ccAGGGGAGGTTGTATACAACCATGATCTCAGTAAGGAATTTAAGGCGTATCTAGATGGGAAATACACACTCAAGAAGATACACGACTACGTGGCACGGTGTGTGTGCGGCTTCATGAACTCACGGGAGAGAGGCATGTTGCTTATCGGCGTAGATCGGCGAG GCCATGTAGTTGGAATAGACTGTGATACAAAACAAGAGGAACGATATCGCCGCCATTTTCTTGAAGCAGTAAAGGAGATTTTTCCTCCAGTATTTGGTGAAGAGTATTCCATACACTTTGCACCGCTCCTGGAGGAAAATGGACGCCAACATC CAAGCCTGAAGGTGATAGAGATCCGGGTGTTTCCCCCCGAGTCTCAGGAGCTCCTTTACGAGTGCAGTGAGGGCGTGTTTGTTAGGAGAAATGGGAGCCTAACAGGGCCAATCAAAGCAAGCCACATACAGGAGTGGATCAAGCAG AAGCACATGGAAACATTTGACCGCTACGAGTCGAAGGAGCAGTTTCTTAAGAATGAGAACGAGAAGAAAGATGACATGATCCGACGGCAGGCCGACACCATCATGGCACAGAGGAGCCAAATTGAGAGTCAGAAACAG GTAATAGAAGGAGGCAAGTCATGTACAATTTTGTGA
- the LOC128204437 gene encoding histidine-rich glycoprotein-like — protein MSTLVIVHTSELRQIFTTIKYNYPQPSTTEPTPQPYSYTPHRTAPHHTTPHSNQPHHTEPHHNTPHNTPPHPGHRTTPYRNTQRPIPDHPTPPPTQPNPTQPTQPLHNCTTPHHTTLQCTAPHHTTPQHTTPHLTTSHHTTLQCTAQHHTTPHHTTPDHSTLHHNTSHHTTPHHTTPHHTTPQHNTQHHTTPHHTTPHHTTPHHTTPHQTTPHHTSPHHTPPHHITPHHTTSHHTTPDHNTPHHTSPHHTTPHCSALHHTTPHHTTPHLTTSHHTTPHHTTPDQTTPHHT, from the exons ATGTCGACCCTTGTCATTGTTCACACATCTGAATTAAGACAAA tATTTACAacgataaaatataattatcccCAACCCTCCACAACCGAACCCACCCCTCAACCCTACTCCTATACACCGCACCGCACCGCACCGCACCACACAACACCGCACTCCAACCAACCGCACCACACCGAACCGCACCACAACACACCTCACAACACCCCACCCCACCCAGGCCACCGCACCACACCATACCGCAACACACAACGCCCCATTCCTGACCACCCCACCCCACCACCAACCCAACCCAACCCAACCCAACCCACACAACCCCTGCACAAT TGCACCACACCACACCACACCACACTGCAGTGCACTGCACCACACCACACCACACCACAACACACCACACCACACCTCACCACATCACACCACACCACACTGCAGTGCACTGCACAACACCACACCACACCACATCACACCACACCAGACCACAGCACATTACACCACAACACATCACATCACACCACACCACACCACACCACACCACACCACACCACACcacaacacaacacacaacACCACACCACACCACACCACACCACACCACACCACACCACACCACACCACACCACACCACACCAGACCACACCACACCACACCTCACCTCACCACACCCCACCACACCACATCACACCACACCACACCACATCACATCACACCACACCAGACCACAACACACCACACCACACCTCACCACATCACACCACACCACACTGCAGTGCACTGCACCACACCACACCACACCACACCACACCACACCTCACCACATCACACCACACCACACCACACCACACCACACCAGATCAGACCACACCACACCACACTTGA